The Bacillus zhangzhouensis region TTCAGTGGTTGCGCCGGCATTTTGAGGTTCATCTTTTGCGACGCCAAGAGAAAAGCCTTTTTGTACATTGCTGCACCCACCATATCTGACAAAAAAGCGAACCTGATCACCTTTTTCTAAATCTAATTCATTCTTGTACCAATTGAGTGCATCTTCTTTAATCGTTAATTTCAATGTGATCGCCCCTTTTTGAAGTCATGCTGTTTTTTAAAATGCAGGATGCAAAAACAGCTTTTCTTTACTTTTACCACATATTTCAATTGATGAAACGGCTAGAGCCATTTGATTTTCGGTTCAGTTTTGTTGATAATTCGTTTAAGGTTGGCGATGTGTCTGTAGATCACAAAGCCAGCAAGAACGGCAACAACAATAATTAAGAATAGGTCTTTGGTGA contains the following coding sequences:
- a CDS encoding HesB/YadR/YfhF family protein, producing MKLTIKEDALNWYKNELDLEKGDQVRFFVRYGGCSNVQKGFSLGVAKDEPQNAGATTEVEGITFFIEESDIWYFDNHDLHIDYNESVKEPEFHYE